In Mammaliicoccus sp. Marseille-Q6498, the genomic stretch TTCCCCAGTGATTTTTGGCGATTTCCCCCGAATCGCCAAAGTTCGTCAGAGTTTTTTTGCGATTTCCCCCGAATCGCCAAAGTTCCCCAGTGATTTTTGGCGATTTCCCTCAAATCGCCAAAGTTTGTCAGAGTTTTTTTGCGATTTCCCCCGAATCGCCAAAGTCCGCAAGTGATTTTTGGCGATTTCCCTCGAATCGCCAAAGTTCCCCACAGATTTTTGGCGATTCCACCCAAAACGCCAAAGTTCCCACAAGAACTTTGGCGTTTTTTCTAAATTATGGTCATCTGTTGTTTTATGGATGAAAGATTACTTTATCGTAGTGCTTCTTTTTATGAACGAGGTTATAAAATGTTTCGGGTCCTTTTTCCAAATTGAGTCTGTCTGAGATAATGGGTTCTATATTTATTTCTCCAGTGGACATGTAATGTAGTGTTGCTGTCCATTCTTCTCCTGGGAATGGGGCGGATAGTCCGTTCCAAGATCCTATAACGTTGAGTTCGTTTCGCAATATTTTCTCGAAATGTTTACGATTGATTTCGATATCTGAATATGGAATGCCTAACATTAAGACTTCTCCGCCTTTTGTTGGGAGTGTTAGTACTTGTCCAATTGTAAATGGTGAGCCTGCTGATTCGACTGCAACATCGATTTTATCTGGTATAACTGAGATTGCTTCATCTAATGTTTCTTCTATTGAATTGATTGTATAATCTGCGCCGAGTTGCTTGGCTATTTTTAGTTTGTGGTTATCAATATCGATGGCAATGATTTTAGCGGCACCGAATATTTTTGCCCATTGAATGGCTAATAATCCAATGCTTCCACATCCCATAACTGCGACTGTTGCGCCAGGTTTCATTTTAGTTCGATAAAATCCATGTGCTACAACTGCAGAAGGTTCGACCATAGCTGCTGTATCAAAATCAAGATTGTCTGGTAATTTGAGAACATTTGAACTTGGCAATTTAACATATTCAGCGAAACATCCTGGTACATAAGATCCAATGACGTATAAGTTCTCACATCTTGAATATTCGCCTTTTTCACAGTAATCACAATGATGACAAACGACTGCTGGACATCCTGTTACGGCGTCACCGATTTTTAAATTTGTCACTTGCGCTCCAACTTGTTCAACAATGCCAGAGAATTCGTGACCAAAAGTCATGCCTTCTTGATAAGGTCCAAGTTTCTTATAGCGAGAAGTGTCTGAACCGCATATGCCGGTTGATTTAACTTTTATAATGACGTCATCTGCAGACTCAATTGAAGGGGTTGGTGCATCTTCGAATCTTAAATCCTCAATGTCATATAAATTTAAGGCTTTCAAATGAATGTATCCTCCCTTCTATTTTGTATTTTAATTAAGGCGTTTGTTCGCTCGTGACTTTCTTCTTTTTGAAAAGTTTAGCACCAAAATAACTTAAAAATACTGCACTATTACAGACAAGTAAGTTACTCATATAAAAATCCGTAATACCTCTCATCGGTCCAAGCATAAAATCTAACATGTGTTCTACCATAATTAAAAATCTCCTTTCGAGTATTTCTTATTTTTATTCGATAGGGCGTAGTAGGACTTTAATCCCTTCGCCACCTTTAATGTGATTGTATCCTTCATCCCATTGTGTAATATCTAACTCTGTTGTGACGAGTGCTTCAGCATCTACATCACCTGTATTCATAAGTTGTAAAGAAGGTTCCCAGTCTGCAGGTTTTTGACTTCTACTACCGACAACTCTAATTTCTTTTTGAACAATTTTTTCTAAATCAAAAGGAATTTCAGGGTCTTTAAAAATACCAACTTGGACGTATAATCCTTTTTTGCGTAATAAATCAAGACCTTGTTTAGCAGCTGGAACGGCACCGGAACATTCAAATACGACATTTGCACCATATCCGTTTGTAATACTGTTTACGTAGTCTTTTAAATCGGTATGTTGAATATTAACGACGTGATCTAAATGGAGTTCTTCTGCTTTTTTTAAACGTGCTTTATCGTTATCTAAACCAGTAATGACAACTTTACCGCCTTTACTTTTAACAACTTGAGCGACAAGTAAACCAATAGGGCCGGGACCCATCACAACGACAATGTCATCTTGCTTTATTTCAATTTTAGAGACGGCATGGTGTGCGCATGCTAAAGGTTCAGTCATCGCAGCTGCTTTATAAGAAACGTTGTCTGGTAATTTATGAACACTGGCTGCTCTTGCTACTAAATATTGTGTGAAACCACCGTTTTGTTGTGTGCCTAAACCTTTTCTATGGTTACAAAGATTATAATCACCTGTTCGGCAATATTCACATTCTCCGCAAATATAAAATGTTGTTTCAGAAGTAACGCGATCTCCAATTTTAAAATCTTGAACATTAGAACCTACTTCAACGATTTCCCCAGAAAATTCGTGTCCTAAAGTGACTGGAAAGTTTACGTTGTAATGACCTTCGTAAGTGTGAACGTCTGTTCCGCAAATACCAGCGTAATGAACTTTAATTTTCACTTCATTGTCGCTTGGTTCAGGTACTGCTTTATCTAAAATTTCCAAATTACCGAATCCTGGAGCTGTTTTTACGAGTGCTTTCATTAAAATTCATCCCCTTAATGTTTAATTAAACAAATCAAAGAACTTGAAGATAATATAATTTAAGATGTTACCACCTTGGTCAAGACTTGAGATTTGTGAACTACCTGATGGCATTTTGACGTTTGTTCCGTCAGCCATGCTTGTAAATATTGGTGCTACGTCTGTTGCAATGTATAAAGAAATAGCAATCATGACAGTTCCGACGATTACAGAATGAATGATGTTACCACGTGCTGCACCGACGATGAATGCTACGATAAATGGAATCGTTGCTAAGTCACCAAAAGGTAAAACTTGGTTACCTGGTAAAATGACAGCAAGTAAGACTGTAATAGGTACTAAAATTAAAGCTGTTGAAATAACGGCTGGATGTCCTAATGCAACGGCAGCATCTAAACCGATATATATTTCGCGATCCCCAAATCGCTTATTCAACCATGTACGAGCTGATTCTGATACAGGCATTAAACCTTCCATAAGAATCTTAACCATACGAGGCATTAATACCATTACTGCGGCCATAGACATACCTAGATTAATCACATCACCAGCGTTATAACCAGCTAGTATACCGATAGCTAAACCGAGAATTAAACCTACAAAGATAGACTCACCAAAAGCTCCGAATCTCTTTTGAATTGTTTCAGGATCTGCGTTTAGTTTGTTAATGCCAGGGACTTTTTGCAATGCTTTAACTAAGAAGATACCTGGGACATATGAAATGGTACTACCTGTTGCGATAGAAACGCCTGGTAAATCATAGAATTCGCTCATCATTGGTGCTGTCCAGTCTGCTACTTTTAAACAAACAATTTGGAATAAAGCGGCTGCAACAAGTGCTTGCCAAATACTACCTGAAACGGCATATACCATGGCACCACAAAATGTATAATGCCAGAAGTTCCAAATATCAACGTTCATCGTTCTAGTTGTTTTTGTTAATAGCATGATAACGTTGATGACGATACCTAAAGGAATAATGAATGCGGCGATGACTGATGCCCATGCAATTGAAGATGTTGCTGGCCAACCTACATCAATCACGCTTAAGCTAACTCCTAAATTTTTAACCATCGCTTGCGCTGCGGGTCCTAAGTTGTTAACAAGTAAATCAATAACTAAGAATATACCTACAAAGGCAACCCCG encodes the following:
- a CDS encoding galactitol-1-phosphate 5-dehydrogenase, translated to MKALNLYDIEDLRFEDAPTPSIESADDVIIKVKSTGICGSDTSRYKKLGPYQEGMTFGHEFSGIVEQVGAQVTNLKIGDAVTGCPAVVCHHCDYCEKGEYSRCENLYVIGSYVPGCFAEYVKLPSSNVLKLPDNLDFDTAAMVEPSAVVAHGFYRTKMKPGATVAVMGCGSIGLLAIQWAKIFGAAKIIAIDIDNHKLKIAKQLGADYTINSIEETLDEAISVIPDKIDVAVESAGSPFTIGQVLTLPTKGGEVLMLGIPYSDIEINRKHFEKILRNELNVIGSWNGLSAPFPGEEWTATLHYMSTGEINIEPIISDRLNLEKGPETFYNLVHKKKHYDKVIFHP
- a CDS encoding zinc-binding dehydrogenase, encoding MKALVKTAPGFGNLEILDKAVPEPSDNEVKIKVHYAGICGTDVHTYEGHYNVNFPVTLGHEFSGEIVEVGSNVQDFKIGDRVTSETTFYICGECEYCRTGDYNLCNHRKGLGTQQNGGFTQYLVARAASVHKLPDNVSYKAAAMTEPLACAHHAVSKIEIKQDDIVVVMGPGPIGLLVAQVVKSKGGKVVITGLDNDKARLKKAEELHLDHVVNIQHTDLKDYVNSITNGYGANVVFECSGAVPAAKQGLDLLRKKGLYVQVGIFKDPEIPFDLEKIVQKEIRVVGSRSQKPADWEPSLQLMNTGDVDAEALVTTELDITQWDEGYNHIKGGEGIKVLLRPIE
- a CDS encoding PTS galactitol transporter subunit IIC — its product is MKGFVDFIQAFLDLGATVILPIVIFLLGLFFRQKIGAAFRSGLTIGVAFVGIFLVIDLLVNNLGPAAQAMVKNLGVSLSVIDVGWPATSSIAWASVIAAFIIPLGIVINVIMLLTKTTRTMNVDIWNFWHYTFCGAMVYAVSGSIWQALVAAALFQIVCLKVADWTAPMMSEFYDLPGVSIATGSTISYVPGIFLVKALQKVPGINKLNADPETIQKRFGAFGESIFVGLILGLAIGILAGYNAGDVINLGMSMAAVMVLMPRMVKILMEGLMPVSESARTWLNKRFGDREIYIGLDAAVALGHPAVISTALILVPITVLLAVILPGNQVLPFGDLATIPFIVAFIVGAARGNIIHSVIVGTVMIAISLYIATDVAPIFTSMADGTNVKMPSGSSQISSLDQGGNILNYIIFKFFDLFN